The Thermobifida halotolerans sequence GTGTCATCGCTCGATTACGACGCATCCGTGAAACCACCAGTGTGTCCGAGTGGCCGGGGCGGCGGCTGCCGTGCGAGGCCGGAGCCGGTGCGGGGCGACCGGCGCCCCGTGGGAGGGCGGAGGAGCCGCGTACCGATGGCGGAAAGGCCGATGGCGGCCACGGAACGTGACCGCCATCGGGGTGAGGGGGAGAGGCCCTCCCGAGGGGAGGGAGAAGGAAGCCGGCGTCCTTAGAACGGGCAGGTGGAGCGGTACTCCTCCACCTCGCCGAACAGGCCGGTGCTGGGTCCGGGGCAGAGGAACTGGGTGTAGCGGGTGTCGTCGTCCACGAACCGCTTGAGCCAGGAGATGCTGTACTTGGCGATGGTGGTGTTGGACAGGTTCGGGGCGAAGTGGCTCGCTCCGTCGAGTTCCAGGTAGGCCTTGTCCAGTGAGCCGGGCAGGCTGTTGTAGAACGGCTCGGAGTGGGAGCGGACCGAGGCGATGGTGTCGTTCTCGGCTCCGATGATCAGGGTGGGGACCCGGACGCTGCCCCAGGTCTTGTCGGTGTGCCAGGGGGTCAGCGGGATGGCGGCCTGGAGGTCGGGGCGGCGTTCGGCCAGGCGCAGGGTGCCGCCGCCGCCCATGGAGTGGCCCATCGCCGCCAGGCGGCTGGAGTCGATGCGGTTGCGCACCGTGGAGGAGCTCCGGTTGACCATGTAGTCCAGGGCGGCGTCCAGTTGGCTGGCGCGGCTGTCCGGCTGGTCCAGGGTGGTGTTGGTGTCGATGGTCATGACCACGAAGCCCTGGGAGGCCAGGCGCGGACCGAGCCAGGAGATGGAGGACTGGGTGCCGGTGTAGCCGGGGGAGATCGCCACCGCGCCGAAGGTCTCGTTGGTGCCGGTCGGGTAGTAGATCGTGCCCCCACCGAAACCGCTCACCAGCGAGGAGACGCTGTCCTCGCTGACCGAGTAGGGGCCGCGCAGCGCCTCGATGCTGGAGTTGGTGGGGTTGGGGCCGCGCTCGTAGGGGTTGGCGGCCTGTGCGGGGGAGGCGACGGCCACGGTGGCGGCGACAGCCGTGGCGGCCACGGCGGTCCTGGCAGCGACCCGAACGAGGCGGGACAGGGCCGAGGAGGCCTGCCGGGGGGAGGTGCTGGACATTCTCGTGTTCCTTTTCGTCCATGGGCGGGGCCGCACCGGAGTCGCACGCGGCGCGTGTCGACAGATGCGGTCCTCCGCCTCACAACAGGGGGTTGGGCGGCGCCGTCCGGGCGGCGCGCAGACCGACGTCCCGGTCACCCGGTGTCAGGGGTTCCTCCGTGCCGTTCGCCGTGGGGAACCGAACGGCACGGACTCACCGGAGCCGCGCCTCCCGGGGAGGAGATCGGGAGGCGCGGCTCCACCGCCGTCGGAACGGACGGAATCCGATCCGGAAAGGACGTCGGGAGGGATCTCGGGAGGGATCTCGGGGCTCCGGGCCGTTGCGGTCGGCCCCGCCCGAGGGGGTTGTACTGGGGAAATCCGGTGTTTATCAACTCCTTGTCTCGGATGCATCGCAACTATTCGCTACCGC is a genomic window containing:
- a CDS encoding alpha/beta hydrolase family protein; amino-acid sequence: MSSTSPRQASSALSRLVRVAARTAVAATAVAATVAVASPAQAANPYERGPNPTNSSIEALRGPYSVSEDSVSSLVSGFGGGTIYYPTGTNETFGAVAISPGYTGTQSSISWLGPRLASQGFVVMTIDTNTTLDQPDSRASQLDAALDYMVNRSSSTVRNRIDSSRLAAMGHSMGGGGTLRLAERRPDLQAAIPLTPWHTDKTWGSVRVPTLIIGAENDTIASVRSHSEPFYNSLPGSLDKAYLELDGASHFAPNLSNTTIAKYSISWLKRFVDDDTRYTQFLCPGPSTGLFGEVEEYRSTCPF